In Chrysoperla carnea chromosome 2, inChrCarn1.1, whole genome shotgun sequence, the following proteins share a genomic window:
- the LOC123292914 gene encoding zinc finger protein 2 homolog → MEHEKQLNKEFIIKDEIFKGTVYEIEHVSIKKEILEEPVEIKQEENHCNDSITEYENVKLEQQLNTEFKNDLIKHQRTHTGEKPFTCEVCGKKFTQKSYLIKHKRTHTGEKPFTCEICDKKFSQASYLTTHKRMHTGEKPFTCEFCDKTFFQKQHLNSHLKTHTGEKPFTCEVCDKKFSDHSNLVVHGRIHKGEKLYSCEICDKKFSQKHHLTEHKRNHFREKHLNVKSETVTLEHAGIIKKEFSADIVTIENVLIKEEISEIYKDKTFSCEFCNKNFTQQINLIRHKRIHTGEKPFACEVCDKKFSCKHTLIQHNRIHTGEKPFTCEVCDKKFTWKNDLITHKRTHTGEKPFTCEVCDKKFTQKSDLIKHKRIHTGEKPFTCEVCGKKFTQKYNLIQHKLIHTGEKPFSCEVCSKRFTLQGNLIKHKRTHTGEKHISREVIKF, encoded by the exons ATGGAacatgaaaaacaattaaataaagaatttattattaaagacgAAATATTTAAAGGAACTGTTTATGAAATAGAACAtgtatcaattaaaaaagaaatattagaaGAACCTGTTGAAATTAAACAGGAAGAAAATCATTGCAATGATTCGATCACAGAATATGAAAATGTTAAACTTGAACaacaattaaatacagaattt aaaaatgatttaataaaacatcAACGAAcgcatactggtgaaaaaccatttacatGTGAAGTTTGTGGTAAGAAATTTACTCAGAAGAGCTATCtaattaaacataaacgtacgcatactggagaaaaaccctTTACATGCGAAATTTGTGATAAGAAATTTTCTCAGGCAAGCTATTTAACTACACATAAACGAAtgcatactggagaaaaaccatttacatGTGAATTTTGTGACAAAACATTTTTCCAGAAACAACATTTAAACTCGCATCTAAAAacacatactggagaaaaaccatttacatGCGAAGTTTGTGATAAGAAATTTTCTGATCATAGCAATTTAGTTGTTCATGGACGAATTCATAAAGgggaaaaactttattcttgtgaaatttgtgataaaaagttTAGTCAAAAACATCATTTAACTGAACATAAACGAAATCATTTTcgagaaaaacatttaaatgtgAAGTCTGAAACGGTTACTTTGGAACATGcaggaattattaaaaaagagttTTCAGCGGATATTGTtactattgaaaatgttttaattaaagaagaaatatccGAAATATATAAAGATAAGACATTTTCTTGTGAATTCtgtaataaaaactttacaCAACAAATAAATCTAATTAGACATAAACGAATCCATACTGGCGAAAAACCCTTTGcatgtgaagtttgtgataagaaattttcttgtaaacacaCTTTAATTCAGCATAATCGAAtccatactggagaaaaaccctTTACATGCGaggtttgtgataaaaaatttacttggaaAAACGATTTAATTACACATAAACGAAcgcatactggtgaaaaaccatttacatgtgaagtttgtgataaaaaatttactcagaaaagcgatttaattaaacataaacgaaTCCATACAGGAGAAAAACCCTTTACATGTGAAGTTTGTGGTAAGAAATTTActcagaaatataatttaattcaacataaacttattcatactggagaaaaaccattttcatgtgaagttTGTAGTAAAAGATTTACTCtgcaaggtaatttaattaaacataaacgaaCACATACTGGCGAAAAACATATTTCACGTGAAGTGATCAAATTTTAA
- the LOC123292915 gene encoding zinc finger protein 83-like, with product MSVENVCRLCGLKLSLSQLKTVKELKNEQMDLLIFQYLKIKITEINEFPTTACKICCKVLFDFDQFCIKVKATQQKFQSTLSNSDIKLENESNLYCNEIDSNYVKTEDDYGNDYDSFDHYVGNFGNESDSDTLAENSTVTNDNKSDIESKDIKKIEKFDEKVPLNNDNKKRKRMQYKCYKCDYMVRSPESLQDHFQLIHNAEPEYVCTVCNALFNNLQEFENHEHVGKKRKVYPCEFCGKQFYNSTNIKAHRNLHLGIKPFECEICGKKFRLKRHKEVHKITVCSKQITESDSKTDEENEMKLNDIDEKYDMETSTTTNEMQPEFKSKWKCEKCDEYFHNQHILQKHIKNVHEIKNPEYNCNDCCETFDNNEEYEKHLKEAHGITSKKNRSTFKCDKCSKEFNHSANYRAHLLIHSGIKKFACDKCGKKFTLKNHLVAHSLTHLKSTTENGVKCNQCDKICKNHVALQFHLKAHIPPEEKYKFKCDICDKKFVSLENYEKHQYLVHEKEKEKESICDQCGKVFKNKHQLASHLNSHIDMTLKCDECPKIFKSAAGLKRHKFVHTGEKRYECEVCGKKFSLRAQLTVHASIHVEELPYECSYCKKRFRQKYYLKTHLRQHTGERPYSCLECNHFFANDSNFIKHLKGKHGLRNFSIQNQHRYPFVTN from the exons ATGTCAGTAGAAAATGTATGCCGACTATGcggtttaaaattatcattatcacAACTGAAAACTGTAAAAGAATTGAAGAATGAACAAATGGATTTActaattttccaatatttaaaaataaaaattactgaaattAATGAATTTCCAACAACAGCTTGTAAAATATGCTGTAAAGTTTTATTCGATTTTGATCAATTCTGTATTAAAGTTAAAGCTACTCAACAAAAATTCCAATCAACACTTTCAAATTCAGATATTAAGTTAGAAAATGAATCAAACTTATATTGTAACGAAATTGATTCGAATTATGTTAAAACTGAAGATGATTACG gTAATGATTATGATAGCTTTGACCATTATGTGGGTAATTTTGGCAACGAAAGTGACTCTGATACCCTGGCAGAAAATTCTACTGTAACGAACGATAATAAATCAG ATATTGAatcaaaagatattaaaaaaattgaaaaattcgatgAAAAAGTACCGTTAAATAACGACAATAAAAAACGTAAACGTATGCAATATAAATGTTACAAATGTGATTATATGGTACGGAGTCCTGAAAGTTTACAGgatcattttcaattaatacaTAATGCTGAACCTGAATACGTATGTACTGTATGTAatgcattatttaataatttacaagagTTTGAAAATCATGAACATGTTGGAAAGAAACGTAAAGTTTATCCATGTGAATTTTgtggaaaacaattttataattccaCGAACATTAAGGCACATCGTAATTTACATTTAG GTATTAAGCCATTCGAATGTGAAATTTGTGGTAAAAAGTTTCGATTAAAACGACATAAAGAAGTGCATAAAATTACGGTATGTTCAAAACAAATAACGGAAAGCGATTCTAAAACTGATGAAg aaaacgaAATGAAACTAAAtgatattgatgaaaaatatgatatggaaacttcaacaacaacaaatgaGATGCAACCAGAATTTAAATCGAAAtggaaatgtgaaaaatgtgaTGAATATTTCCATAATCAACATATTctacaaaaacatataaaaaacgtTCATGAGATTAAAAATCCTGAATATAATTGTAACGATTGTTGTGAAACATTTGATAATAACGAAGAATATGAGAAACATTTGAAAGAAGCACATGGTATTACATCTAAAAAGAATCGATCTACATTTAAATGTGATAAATGTTCGAAGGAATTTAATCATAGTGCTAATTACCGGGcacatttattaattcattcag gaatcaaaaaatttgcttgTGACAAATGTGGaaagaaatttacattaaaaaatcatttagtagCGCATTCGTTAACACATTTAAAATCTACGACAGAAAATGGCGTTAAAtgtaaccaatgtgataaaat TTGTAAAAATCACGTAgcattacaatttcatttaaaagctCACATTCCACCGgaagaaaaatacaaatttaaatgtgatatttgtgataagAAATTCGTTAGccttgaaaattatgaaaagcatcaatatttagtACATGAAA aggaaaaagaaaaagaatccATTTGCGATCAATGtggaaaagtatttaaaaataaacatcagCTGGCCTCACATTTAAATTCACATATTGATATGACATTAAAATGTGATGAATGTCCAAAAAT ATTTAAGAGTGCAGCCGGATTAAAACGACATAAATTTGTTCATACGGGTGAAAAACGTTATGAATGTGAAGTATGTGGAAAGAAATTTAGTTTACGTGCTCAATTGACTGTACACGCTTCAATACATGTTGAAGAATTGCCATACGAATGTAGTTATTGTAAGAAACGTTTTcgacaaaaatattatcttaag ACACATTTACGACAGCATACTGGTGAACGTCCATATTCATGTCTTGAGTGTAATCATTTCTTTGCAAAcgattcaaatttcataaaacatttgaAAGGTAAACATGGTTTACGTAATTTTTCAATACAGAATCAACATCGGTATCCATTTGTTACAAATTAA
- the LOC123293176 gene encoding uncharacterized protein LOC123293176 isoform X2, with protein MNSEKFVNCNLAERIHQYFIISITESDILPRDVCNNCCQKVLETYEFHQDILKAQEFLEKETFHQTKLEIKDEDTDKFFEESYNSMLDSNNSFAEDSLDGEPLIKRDGRKSTEYKGKIKTKILFDQLNKETEGKFKHSTLNGLLVWNVFLEIKHSFKFDKYISGEKQKANINFILSSKYLKKKNTKYLQLGK; from the exons ATGAACAGTGAGAAATTCGTAAATTGTAACTTAGCTGAAAgaattcatcaatattttatcataagtATAACAGAAAGTGATATTCTACCCAGAGATGTATGTAATAATTGTTGTCAAAAAGTACTCGAAACTTACGAGTTTCATcaagatattttaaaagcacAAGAGTTTCTAGAAAAAGAAACATTCCATCAAACTAAACTAGAAATAAAAGATGAAGACacagataaatttttcgaagaatCTTATAATTCAATGCTCGATAGTAATAACTCATTCGCGG AAGATTCATTAGACGGCGAGCCTTTAATTAAACGTGATGGACGAAAATCGACAGAATATAAAG gaaaaataaaaaccaaaatctTGTTTGATCAACTAAACAAAGAAACGGAAGGTAAATTTAAACATTCTACACTAAACGGTTTATTAGTATGGAATGTATTTTTA GAGATTAAACATAGTTTCAAGTTTGACAAATACATAAGCGGGGAAAAACAAAaagcaaatattaattttatattatcttcaaaatatctcaaaaagaaaaacactaAGTACTTACAGCTGggaaaataa
- the LOC123293176 gene encoding gastrula zinc finger protein XlCGF7.1-like isoform X1, giving the protein MECIFKNIKNESINEEITFNGHITKKRKKRKKMFAGKKCISSSEELLVNQELRNVILCEGEDEPSYVCHICGKFYISQSGLSSHLKCHNGEKLFQCNICPKQYKYITSLQEHKLCHTNLRPHICPVCGLTFRTKRTLDRHSLVHNEILNYQCTFCPKRFKKKYSLTIHLRLHTGERPYSCTECNHFFANDSNFIKHLKGRHGLQNVSIVKKRQYPNDFE; this is encoded by the exons ATGGAATGTATTTTTA aaaacataaaaaatgaatcgataaatgaagaaataacttttaacg GACATATAACCAAGAAACGtaagaaaaggaaaaaaatgtttgcaggCAAAAAATGCATTTCCAGTTCTGAAGAACTTCTAGTGAATCAAGAACtgagaaatgttattttatgtGAAGGTGAAGATG AACCGTCTTATGTGTGCCatatttgtggaaaattttatataagtcaATCAGGTTTAAGTTCACATTTAAAGTGTCATAATGGCGAAAAACTTTTTCAGTGTAACATATGTCCAAAACA atACAAATACATAACTTCATTACAAGAACATAAATTATGCCATACAAATTTGCGACCACATATATGTCCCGTATGTGGACTTACATTCCGTACCAAACGAACATTGGATCGACATTCCCTAGTCCATAACGAAATACTAAATTATCAATGTACATTTTGTCCAAAacgatttaaaaagaaatattctttgacg ataCATTTACGTCTGCATACTGGTGAACGTCCATATTCTTGTACAGAGTGTAATCATTTCTTTGcaaatgattcaaattttataaaacatttaaaggGTCGACATGGTTTACAGAATGTTTCCATTGTTAAAAAACGTCAATATCcaaatgattttgaataa
- the LOC123292916 gene encoding zinc finger protein 70-like, which produces MDFKNIFCRLCAELQPDYNLLEITDDKAVNMNLANKIMQCYNVKITADDILPRHVCSNCCDKVINAFEFHELVHKSQEFLMKQMIKANVKQENIEPNVGTIDDLGLQDDDYGDDFPADTKMENESDDSNSEDEKPLIKRKSTLRESQNSLSSKRDFVSDGDVECVVKEIKKGKSKEKWKCVECDIFLSSHKKYRNHYLNVHNKEAEYPCTDCPKKYDKYESFLSHKRVHNGRFICKICSKFCRDGSSLKRHMQTHSALTPYPCMECNKSFKTDECLQRHQNVHLPEGVKKKTTKMYACELCPKTFTNQANLNFHKENHNPGEPVKNFVCELCGSNFSRKDNLKQHMSTHLNIFPFRCDKCPKAFKNVYNLNRHQKCHMEGQPFKCDVCLRPFRHKRALKRHTQIHTNQLPYECEYCHKCFREKSYLKIHLRQHTGERPYSCLECNHSFTNDSNFIKHLKGRHGLQNVSVANQRQYPFIKKTEDPM; this is translated from the exons atggattttaaaaatatattttgtcgtTTATGTGCTGAATTACAACccgattataatttattagaaattacgGACGATAAAGCAGTTAATATGAAtttagcaaataaaataatgcaatgTTACAATGTAAAAATTACCGCTGATGATATCTTACCGAGACATGTATGTTCGAATTGTTGTGACAAAGTAATCAATGCATTCGAGTTTCATGAGTTAGTTCATAAATCACAAGAATTTCTAATGAAGCAAATGATAAAAGCGAAtgtgaaacaagaaaatattgagCCTAATGTGGGCACAATTGATGATTTGGGTTTACAAGATGACGATTACGGTGATGATTTTCCAGCGGATACAAAAATGG aaaatgagtCCGATGATAGTAATTCAGAAGATGAAAAGCCtcttattaaaagaaaatctacGTTAAGG gaatcaCAAAATAGTTTATCTTCAAAACGGGACTTTGTTTCGGATGGTGATGTTGAATGTGTTGTCAaag aaataaaaaaaggaaaaagtaaagaaaaatggaaatgtGTTGAATGTGACATATTTTTATCAAGCCATAAAAAATATCgtaatcattatttaaatgtaCATAATAAAGAAGCTGAGTATCCATGTACAGACTGTCCAAAGAAATATGATAAATACGAAAGTTTTTTGTCGCATAAACGAGTTCACAATGGACGattcatttgtaaaatatgtaGTAAATTTTGTCGTGATGGTTCATCATTAAAACGACATATGCAAACTCATTCGGCTTTAACACCATACCCATGTATGGAATGTAATAAATC ttttaaaacagaCGAATGTTTACAACGTCATCAAAACGTACATTTACCTGAAGGAGTTAAAAAGAAAACCACAAAAATGTACGCATGTGAATTATGCccaaaaacatttacaaatcaAGCAAACTTAAACTTTCATAAAGAGAATCATAATCCTGGAG aaccAGTCAAAAACTTTGTTTGTGAATTGTGTGGAAGTAATTTTAGTcgtaaagataatttaaaacaacatatgtcaacacatttaaatatttttccattccGATGCGATAAATGTCCAAAAGC ttttaaaaatgtatataatttgaaTCGACATCAGAAATGTCATATGGAAGGACAACCATTTAAGTGTGATGTATGTTTACGACCATTCCGACATAAACGTGCATTAAAACGTCATACACAAATTCACACCAATCAACTGCCTTACGAGTGCGAATATTGCCATAAATgttttagagaaaaatcatatttgaag ATTCATTTACGACAGCATACGGGAGAACGACCATATTCATGTCTGGAATGTAATCATAGTTTTacaaatgattcaaattttataaaacatttaaaaggaCGTCATGGTTTACAAAATGTATCAGTAGCAAATCAACGACAGTatccatttattaaaaagactGAAGATCCGATGTAA
- the LOC123293905 gene encoding uncharacterized protein LOC123293905, which yields MNESINVVEKIYQYFQINISENDILPKDVCRSCYQKVFDTCEFHQQIKNAQNILQAKLVIKCEEVDVKSEDITSYDSWFYDDDEPLSNHIVAKSELKGKDKENVICN from the exons ATGAATGAATCTATAAatgttgttgaaaaaatttatcaatattttcaaataaacatttctGAAAATGATATCCTACCCAAAGATGTCTGTCGTAGTTGTTACCAAAAAGTATTTGATACCTGCGAATTTCATCAACAAATTAAGAATGCACAAAATATACTTCAAGCAAAACTTGTAATAAAATGTGAAGAGGTTGATGTTAAATCAGAGGACATTACATCATATGATTCCT ggtTTTACGACGACGATGAACCTTTGTCGAATCATATTGTTGCCAAAAGTGAACTAAAAGGTAAAGATAAGGAGAATGTCATTTGTAATTAG
- the LOC123292917 gene encoding gastrula zinc finger protein XlCGF8.2DB-like gives MNIEYRTYSHSNNELRKYYWKCFECEDKIFKTIEKLKLHFEDIHCETPVQYVCLKCSENFHTIEQLQSHIHQQQHSIHNDQSVVQIGDKYVCDTCKKEFSSRKNILVHRFIHLGIKRYSCNECGKSFMQRPHLKNHMAIHSDATPFSCTQCQKKFKTKDNLRIHMRSHVPKETRLKFECDVCQKKFTSTSNLNYHKKIHSGIPEFTCEYCGKRFLHKGNLQEHTLIHSTDVGSYHCEQCPKTFKNISRLRQHQLRFHSHTKPHICDVCEKRFRIKSELIEHKRIHSGELPFECDFCTKKFRLKKTLKIHLRQHTGEKPYFCTNCNHHFTNSSNFNKHLKIRHGGGVLTDNKVTITSNTKTNILTSSS, from the exons ATGAATATAGAATATAGAACTTATTCGCact CTAACAATGAATTACGTAAATATTATTGGAAATGTTTTGAATGTgaggataaaatatttaaaacaattgaaaaattaaaattacattttgaagaTATCCATTGTGAAACACCTGTTcaatatgtttgtttaaaatgttcAGAAAACTTTCATACAATCGAACAATTACAATCACATATTCATCAACAACAGCATTCTATACATAATGATCAATCCGTTGTACAAATTGGCGATAAATATGTTTGTGATACGTGTAAAAAAGAATTTAGTAGTAGGAAGAATATATTGGTACATCGTTTCATACATTTAG GTATAAAAAGATATTCATGTAACGAATGCGGTAAAAGTTTCATGCAACGtccacatttaaaaaatcatatggCAATACATTCAGATGCAACACCGTTCAGTTGtactcaatgtcaaaaaaa atttaaaactaAAGATAATTTACGCATTCACATGCGAAGTCATGTACCAAAAGAAACACGGTTGAAATTCGAGTGTGAtgtatgtcaaaaaaaatttacatcaacTTCGAAcctaaattatcataaaaaaattcattcag gaaTTCCAGAATTTACTTGCGAATATTGTGGGAAAAGATTCTTACATAAAGGAAATTTACAAGAGCATACTTTAATCCATTCAACAGATGTTGGATCATATCACTGTGAACAATGTCCTAAAAC atttaaaaatatttctcgatTACGACAGCATCAACTACGTTTTCATAGCCATACAAAACCCCATATTTGTGATGTATGCGAGAAAAGGTTTCGTATAAAAAGTGAATTAATCGAACATAAACGAATACATTCAGGTGAATTGCCATTTGAATGtgatttttgtacaaaaaaatttcgtttaaagaaaactttaaag ataCATTTACGTCAACATACAGGTGAAAAACCATATTTCTGTACGAATTGTAATCATCATTTTacaaattcatcaaattttaataagcaTTTGAAAATTCGACATGGTGGTGGAGTTTTAACAGATAATAAAGTCACCATTACCAGTAATACTAAAACGAATATTCTAACATCTTCCTCTTAA